The genomic region CAAACCAAAAGCTCTTTAATATTAAGAGACATTGATATTTTGAAAAGCTATAGAGACTTTGTAGATGTTGGATTAACAATTACATCAACTAGAAACAGCTCACCAATGAAGTTTCTAGAGCCTTTCTCAACACCACCAACAGCAAGAATAGAAACATTGAAAAAACTTTCCTCAGAAGGAATAAGAACGTGGATATTCTATGGCCCAATAATCCCGGGATACAACGACAATATAGCAGAAATTGTTGAAGTGCTGAAAATAGCTAGAAAAACCAACAGCATTGTTTACTTCGATAAGCTAAGAGTTAAAAAGTTTATGTGGAAAAGCAAAGCATTAGCTCAGCTAGCTAGAGAAAGCCTTGAATACAACTGGGAAGAGTTCTTCAAAAAAATTCAAAAACTATGCAAAGAAATGAATATAGAATGCAGATATGGATTCGAAAATGAAAGAAACGAGAACAACAAAAAACTAGATACATATTTAAGAAAAACATGATCAGCAAAAGTTATATGTAACAGACCATATGTAATAATCCTTAAACAAAGTTTAGCAG from Ignisphaera cupida harbors:
- a CDS encoding SPL family radical SAM protein, which translates into the protein MRFRIVELNVKTALTKSGLPDLDYALNPYIGCAHACLYCYAREYTSNVEIVSNWGYVVGVKKNLLDVLSREVKKVRRGVVGLGTITDGYQPVEALYRLSRKSIEILASNGFRISIQTKSSLILRDIDILKSYRDFVDVGLTITSTRNSSPMKFLEPFSTPPTARIETLKKLSSEGIRTWIFYGPIIPGYNDNIAEIVEVLKIARKTNSIVYFDKLRVKKFMWKSKALAQLARESLEYNWEEFFKKIQKLCKEMNIECRYGFENERNENNKKLDTYLRKT